The Rhipicephalus sanguineus isolate Rsan-2018 chromosome 10, BIME_Rsan_1.4, whole genome shotgun sequence genome segment caaagaaaaataattccgaaaaatgcttccgaagcgcggaatcgaaccagcgacctgtcgttccgcagcgcgtggcgctaaccactacgccagaaagcgcagatccttcagggagctaacggcgagcgttatatacacaccctttaccgctggcagaacTCAgatacggcaggcgcttataagcgtttcttcattatccgcgagatggcgcgaggagcgcgactggcggatttaaaagtcgtcggcgagctcgctcgcttcttatatttgcgcagagagaaccttgcccttccgctgcctgctcgcgcggtttcctctggtgaggggaagagggatgtttccagctttcaccatgatgtccgcgctcatgttacggagcgtacgaaagtcactcgagctcaagggacgcagctggaacgaacaaacagaagatgagcgcgaactatcaagtgtcacagctcgacacttgaagcacgctagtttccttcgctgcttcggccgcctttgcaacaggagcgctgttcaaactgaaagtatccattggcgagcctcacttcgatAGCATTagtttttgctatcgcattcattgcttcgcccttgcggcgaaactgtgactttttttgtttgtttgcatttcTAGCCGAAAAAAATTCGTGTATGTTATGTCGTAGCAAGTAGAGATGAAACACAGTAGCGAAATTAACAAGCTGCCGATTACCCACAATTGTGCATTACTGAGAAACATCTTCATCATTCGCAATTCGCTCATTCTATCTCGTAACTTCTGTCATTTTATGTGGGGAATATGTACACTGAATATCACTATACCAACTTCCGTGCACGCGTAGCTGCTGTCCTATAGCTAAACGCTCGGCATAGTGTATGGCAGGTATGCATTCAGTTATTAAAGCTCTAAACACATTTGACCCTTCATTCAAAGGAATAGAAACTCATGACACGCTTACTCTTTAGGTGGATGCCGTTGGTGCCAGTAGGCGTAAGTACTTGTGAGACCCCAGGATGAAACGCGACCTCTGTAGGTGGCATTCACTCGCTCTATGTACTCTTTGGCCTGTTGCTCCAAATACAGGCGATAGGCGGCGCCTGCGATTAATTTAATTGCCGAAGACATAAAAattaacttgtttttttttttcatcgctctcAAGATATACAAAAGCACAAGATACACAAACATCACGATATATTATGGCACTAAAGTCGGAGTGGCACTTCAAGGACTCTCAGCCGCGTTTGATTGTCGGTGCTCGGTGTCGGTGTCgggacggtgctcggctgctgacccgaaagacgcggattCGATCACGGACGCGTTGGTCGTATATCGATGAAGGCGCAATGCTACAGGCCCGAATACAGTGAGATATCAGTGCATCAATAAACAAGATTGCTGAGTGTCACTGAGAGCTTCATTTATTTGGCcgaccaatgaaaaaaaaaagtgcagcttcGGCACACAGAGAAAGTTCATCGCTGAGCGTTAAGTGACACTGTCTCAAATTAATTACAATGTAAAGAGCATGTGCACAACTGCAAAACGTAAACGTAACCTCGTGAGCTCCAAAAATATCACCAAAAAGCCGTTACACTTGCTTCCCTGTAGTGTTGCCATGTGCAATAGATCCTTCGGTATAAATACGACAACCCTTCCATTTAAAGCTGTCACCCATTTGAGGTGAACAAAAAATTTGGAGTGCGTTCCGGTGATACCGCAATTAACATATTCTTTTTACACTGCTTTCATCCCGCATTTCATAGATTCATAACAATGGACGCATTCGTAGAGAGAACGCAAAGTTACATACCTCTTTCAGCCATGCTCAAGAGAACCTGAAATAGAGAGGTCCGAGTTAGAATGGCGTAGTGAGATTACAACACAAGCCTTGCTAAATCAGAACTACAAGCTATGTATTCAAGCTTTTCAGCCGCACCGAAGACGCCAGGGAGCAATATAGTTCCGGGAAAATTCATCTTTCATTCGTGTTGATTGTTCTTATCTCGATAGACACCTGATACTGGCAAAATTCGATCAGTGTTGCAGATTGCAGTATCTCCCCAATACGGTGTAATACTGAAGTTCAATGAGTGTTTTCTATGAAAGGGACAAGGTTCAGAATTCCTCACAGACAATAACGAAAACTTCGCTGAGAcaacttaa includes the following:
- the LOC119372631 gene encoding uncharacterized protein LOC119372631 isoform X2, which encodes MQLSYAYPILSLVLLSMAERGAAYRLYLEQQAKEYIERVNATYRGRVSSWGLTSTYAYWHQRHPPKECANSVRR